One genomic window of Ilyobacter polytropus DSM 2926 includes the following:
- a CDS encoding M24 family metallopeptidase: MILNKIMKELDAQGILITNMINVRYFTGFTGTTGVALILGDKRYFLTDFRYEEQGKKEVVPKGFQLVREDKDPVGKAGELIKESKIKKLAIEDGSVTLSQYRSFEKNFGNLEYTGIEDKFLKARMVKTEEEIKLIKEATKIADKAFENIKSLIKEGISEERLATELEYEMKKLGAEGPSFDTIIASNYRSAMPHGVASEKKLQKEGFVKFDFGCFYKGYVSDMTRTVYLGINPTERHYEIYNTVKEAQKKAIDAVKAGITTRELDKIARDYITEKGYGDCFGHGLGHGIGLEIHEYPYLSYKAEDLVLEENMVVTIEPGIYIEGFGGVRIEDDVVVKKDGCEVLNKTTKEFVKL; encoded by the coding sequence ATGATACTTAATAAAATAATGAAAGAGCTAGATGCTCAGGGAATATTGATCACTAATATGATAAATGTGAGGTATTTTACCGGATTTACAGGTACTACAGGAGTTGCTCTTATTTTGGGAGATAAAAGATATTTTTTAACAGATTTCAGATATGAAGAGCAGGGAAAAAAAGAGGTAGTTCCTAAGGGCTTTCAGCTTGTGAGAGAGGATAAAGATCCTGTTGGAAAGGCTGGGGAGCTCATAAAAGAATCTAAAATAAAGAAGCTGGCTATAGAGGACGGAAGTGTGACCCTGTCACAATATAGAAGTTTTGAAAAAAACTTTGGTAATCTTGAATACACAGGTATAGAGGATAAATTTCTAAAGGCTAGAATGGTAAAGACAGAGGAAGAGATAAAACTCATAAAGGAAGCTACCAAAATAGCAGACAAGGCCTTTGAAAATATAAAAAGTCTTATAAAAGAAGGAATATCTGAAGAGAGACTGGCCACAGAGCTAGAGTATGAGATGAAAAAACTAGGGGCAGAAGGGCCTTCCTTTGATACAATAATAGCTTCTAACTATAGATCTGCAATGCCTCACGGTGTTGCCAGTGAAAAAAAACTTCAGAAAGAAGGCTTTGTTAAGTTTGATTTCGGATGTTTTTATAAGGGGTATGTATCTGATATGACAAGAACAGTGTATCTTGGGATAAATCCTACAGAAAGACATTATGAAATATATAATACGGTTAAAGAAGCTCAGAAGAAGGCTATAGATGCAGTGAAGGCCGGAATTACAACTAGAGAGTTAGACAAGATAGCTAGAGACTACATAACTGAAAAAGGGTACGGAGACTGTTTTGGCCATGGACTAGGTCACGGGATTGGGTTAGAGATTCATGAATATCCGTATTTATCTTATAAGGCAGAGGACTTGGTACTTGAGGAGAATATGGTAGTCACTATAGAACCTGGGATATATATAGAGGGCTTCGGAGGAGTCAGGATAGAAGATGATGTAGTTGTAAAAAAAGACGGGTGTGAAGTTTTGAATAAAACAACTAAAGAGTTTGTAAAACTTTAG
- the bioC gene encoding malonyl-ACP O-methyltransferase BioC, with translation MAIIDKKRVNQNFSRGAKTYDNYAQVQKHMADKLEIFVHGSKKQYNILEVGCGTGIFSQKILKRFPNSKIDLLDISPAMVETAKEKLGDSPNLNFIVEDVENYNPEKKYDLIFSNATFQWIDDQMRLFNHLYSLLDYGGKIAFSTFGNKTYFELRESLSTLDPELKYSQKFVKLDEMTEITNKNFRILAADEDFFIEKFENVMAFLKAIKGIGSNSALSNKRNFTREKFKALDKIYRDKFGDKNIINVTNHLLYMVLEKVKMRDENLK, from the coding sequence ATGGCTATTATTGATAAAAAAAGGGTGAATCAAAATTTTTCAAGAGGAGCTAAAACCTACGACAATTATGCACAAGTACAGAAGCATATGGCAGATAAATTGGAAATTTTTGTACATGGGTCTAAAAAACAATATAATATATTAGAAGTGGGTTGTGGTACAGGTATCTTTTCCCAAAAAATACTGAAAAGATTTCCCAATTCAAAAATAGATCTTTTGGATATTTCCCCTGCTATGGTAGAAACGGCAAAAGAAAAGCTTGGTGATTCTCCAAATCTTAATTTTATAGTTGAAGATGTCGAAAATTATAATCCTGAAAAAAAGTATGATTTAATTTTTTCCAATGCTACATTTCAGTGGATAGACGATCAAATGAGACTTTTTAACCATCTGTATTCTTTACTAGATTATGGAGGTAAAATAGCATTTTCAACATTCGGTAATAAAACATATTTTGAGTTAAGAGAAAGTTTGAGCACCTTAGACCCAGAATTAAAATATTCTCAAAAATTTGTAAAGCTTGATGAAATGACTGAAATAACAAATAAGAATTTTAGAATTCTTGCTGCTGATGAAGATTTTTTTATAGAAAAATTTGAAAATGTAATGGCTTTTTTAAAAGCAATAAAGGGAATAGGATCAAACAGTGCCCTTTCCAATAAACGTAACTTTACAAGAGAAAAATTTAAGGCTCTTGATAAGATATATAGGGATAAATTCGGAGACAAGAACATTATAAATGTTACCAATCACCTGTTATATATGGTTTTAGAAAAGGTAAAAATGCGTGATGAAAATCTAAAGTAA
- a CDS encoding hydratase: MIKLSEAGVYLVNGKEIIPADSGKNLGTTPEEARKNTIAYSILKSHNKSDNMEKLNIKFDCMASHDITYVGIIQTARASGLKKFPIPYVLTNCHNSLCAVGGTINEDDHMFGLSAAKKYGGIYVPAHQAVIHQYMREEMAGCGKMILGSDSHTRYGALGTMAIGEGGGELAKQLLNKTYDINCPEVVGVYLTGKPKKGIGPQDIALAIIGAVFKNGYVKNRVMEFVGDGISDLDVEFRNGIDVMTTETTCLSSIWVTDDKVKNYLDTHSRIKDYKELKPGNIAYYDRMIQVDLSEVESMIALPFHPSNVYTIKELNANLEEILTKVEKEAAEQGLKIDLKSKIIDGKLHAEQGIIAGCAGGTYDNLMDVADILDNKAVSSHDFSLSVYPSSQPTALSLVKNGSTAKFMAAGAIVRTAFCGPCFGAGDTPANNQLSLRHTTRNFPSREGSKPGEGQISSVALMDARSIAATAINGGILTPATDLDIEYTKPEYKFDSTVYKNRVYYGYEHPLDSELTFGPNIVDWPAMPKLTDNLLLKVTAFIKDPVTTTDELIPSGEASSFRSNPLKLAEFTLSRRVPEYVEKSKAVQIFEKEREDGKDPVALDINLKKVFDKIKTIPGLENIDPKATGIGSTIYANKPGDGSAREQAASCQKVLGGWANISKEYATKRYRSNLINWGMVPFTIEGEVPFENEDFILIRDIKNSIAEKKDTIKAYVIGDEIKEFDLTLTDLTDEERETIIEGCLINYYKKS; encoded by the coding sequence ATGATAAAACTTAGTGAGGCTGGAGTATACCTTGTAAATGGAAAGGAAATAATCCCTGCTGATTCTGGAAAAAACTTAGGAACTACTCCAGAGGAGGCAAGAAAAAATACCATAGCCTATTCCATACTTAAATCTCACAATAAATCTGATAATATGGAAAAACTCAATATAAAATTTGACTGTATGGCCTCCCATGACATAACCTATGTGGGTATTATTCAGACAGCGAGAGCCAGCGGTCTTAAAAAATTTCCAATTCCCTATGTTCTAACAAACTGTCACAACAGTCTTTGTGCTGTAGGGGGTACCATAAATGAAGATGACCATATGTTTGGACTTTCCGCTGCAAAAAAATACGGAGGTATCTATGTCCCTGCACACCAAGCTGTTATTCACCAGTATATGAGGGAGGAGATGGCTGGCTGCGGAAAAATGATCTTAGGATCTGACTCTCACACCAGATACGGAGCCCTTGGAACTATGGCTATAGGGGAAGGTGGAGGTGAGCTGGCAAAGCAGCTTTTAAATAAAACCTACGATATCAATTGCCCAGAGGTTGTAGGTGTATACCTAACAGGAAAGCCGAAAAAAGGAATAGGACCTCAGGATATAGCTCTAGCTATAATCGGAGCTGTATTTAAAAATGGATATGTCAAAAATAGAGTTATGGAATTTGTTGGTGATGGAATTTCTGATCTAGATGTAGAGTTTAGAAATGGTATAGACGTTATGACCACTGAGACCACTTGCCTCTCATCTATATGGGTTACAGATGACAAGGTGAAAAACTATCTAGATACTCACTCACGTATTAAAGACTACAAAGAGCTTAAGCCCGGTAATATAGCCTATTACGATAGAATGATTCAAGTTGATCTATCAGAGGTAGAGTCTATGATCGCTCTGCCATTCCATCCGAGTAATGTCTATACTATAAAAGAGCTCAATGCCAATCTAGAGGAGATTCTCACAAAGGTGGAAAAAGAAGCTGCAGAGCAGGGACTAAAAATAGATCTGAAAAGTAAGATTATTGATGGGAAGCTTCATGCAGAACAGGGAATCATTGCCGGATGTGCAGGAGGTACATATGATAATCTTATGGATGTTGCCGACATTTTAGACAACAAAGCAGTAAGCAGTCATGATTTTTCACTGAGTGTTTATCCTTCTAGTCAACCTACAGCACTAAGCCTTGTAAAAAATGGTTCTACAGCAAAATTTATGGCTGCAGGTGCCATAGTTCGTACAGCATTTTGCGGCCCATGTTTTGGAGCCGGAGACACTCCTGCCAACAATCAATTGAGTCTGCGTCATACCACTAGGAACTTTCCAAGCAGGGAAGGTTCTAAACCTGGAGAGGGACAGATCTCATCTGTTGCTCTTATGGATGCAAGATCAATAGCAGCAACTGCCATAAATGGAGGGATCCTTACTCCTGCAACAGACTTAGATATAGAGTATACAAAACCTGAATATAAATTTGACAGCACTGTGTATAAAAACAGGGTTTATTATGGATACGAACACCCATTGGACTCAGAACTGACTTTTGGTCCAAACATAGTGGACTGGCCTGCAATGCCAAAACTCACAGATAATCTTTTGCTAAAGGTAACCGCCTTTATAAAAGATCCTGTGACAACTACAGATGAGCTTATTCCTTCTGGAGAGGCCTCGTCATTCCGTTCCAATCCTCTGAAATTGGCTGAGTTTACTTTGTCCCGTAGGGTTCCTGAGTACGTTGAAAAATCAAAGGCCGTTCAGATATTTGAAAAAGAAAGAGAAGATGGAAAGGATCCTGTAGCCTTAGATATAAACTTGAAAAAAGTTTTTGATAAAATCAAAACCATTCCTGGACTGGAAAATATAGACCCAAAAGCTACTGGAATCGGAAGTACAATTTATGCAAATAAACCTGGAGACGGTTCAGCCCGTGAACAGGCGGCTTCCTGCCAAAAGGTATTGGGAGGATGGGCCAATATCTCCAAGGAGTACGCTACCAAGCGGTATCGTTCAAACCTTATTAACTGGGGGATGGTTCCTTTTACTATAGAGGGAGAGGTTCCATTTGAAAATGAGGACTTTATCTTAATCAGAGATATAAAAAACTCTATAGCCGAGAAAAAGGACACTATCAAGGCCTATGTTATAGGGGATGAAATCAAGGAATTTGATCTGACACTCACTGACCTCACTGATGAAGAAAGAGAAACTATCATAGAAGGATGCCTTATCAACTATTATAAAAAATCATAA
- the der gene encoding ribosome biogenesis GTPase Der → MKPIVAIVGRPNVGKSTLFNKLVGDRIAIVDDQPGVTRDRLYRETDWLGTEFVIVDTGGLEPRNKDFMMTKIKQQAEVAINEADVILFVVDGKAGVTALDEEVAYILRKKNKPVILCVNKVDNFQRQSDDVYDFWSLGFEFLLPISAEHKLNLGDMLDTIVQNINQLELPEEEEEGLKLAIIGKPNAGKSSLVNRLSGKERAIVSDIAGTTRDAIDTTFEYNYNKYILIDTAGIRRKSKVEESLEYYSVLRAIKTIKRSDVCMLMLDAQEGITEQDKKIAGIAYDEKKPIIVVMNKWDALKKETNTMKDMKALILSELPFLNYAPVEFVSALTGQRTLKLLDLADTVYDEYTKRISTGILNTVLKEALILNAPPTRKGRLVKINYATQISTAPPRFVLFCNYPDLIHFSYLRYLENKFRDAFGFEGSPIDIILQKKGES, encoded by the coding sequence TTGAAACCAATAGTTGCAATAGTAGGAAGACCAAATGTAGGAAAATCAACACTTTTTAATAAACTGGTGGGAGACAGAATAGCAATCGTAGATGACCAACCTGGCGTTACAAGAGATAGACTTTACAGAGAAACCGACTGGCTAGGAACTGAATTCGTAATAGTTGATACAGGAGGTCTAGAGCCTAGAAACAAAGATTTTATGATGACAAAGATAAAACAACAGGCTGAAGTAGCTATAAATGAAGCTGATGTTATTCTTTTTGTTGTAGATGGTAAGGCAGGAGTTACGGCTTTAGATGAAGAGGTAGCCTATATTCTGAGAAAGAAAAATAAACCTGTGATCTTATGTGTAAATAAGGTGGATAACTTTCAAAGACAAAGTGATGATGTCTATGACTTCTGGTCCCTTGGATTTGAATTCCTATTACCGATCTCGGCAGAACATAAACTGAATCTTGGTGATATGTTAGATACAATAGTACAAAATATAAATCAGTTAGAGTTACCTGAAGAGGAAGAAGAAGGTCTCAAACTTGCCATAATAGGAAAACCAAACGCAGGAAAATCATCCCTGGTAAATAGATTATCTGGAAAAGAAAGAGCAATCGTAAGTGACATCGCTGGAACTACCAGAGATGCAATTGATACAACTTTTGAATACAACTATAATAAATACATTCTTATTGACACTGCAGGTATCAGGAGAAAATCAAAGGTTGAAGAAAGCCTTGAATATTATTCCGTTTTGAGAGCTATTAAAACGATAAAAAGATCAGATGTATGTATGCTTATGTTAGATGCTCAAGAGGGAATCACAGAGCAGGACAAAAAAATAGCAGGTATCGCATATGATGAGAAAAAACCTATAATTGTGGTAATGAACAAGTGGGATGCTTTAAAAAAAGAAACCAATACAATGAAAGATATGAAGGCGCTTATTCTTTCAGAACTGCCTTTCCTTAATTATGCTCCTGTGGAATTTGTCTCTGCACTTACAGGACAAAGAACACTTAAATTATTGGATCTTGCAGACACTGTTTACGACGAATATACAAAGAGAATCTCAACAGGTATTTTGAATACTGTTCTTAAAGAGGCACTTATTCTTAATGCTCCACCTACAAGAAAAGGTAGACTGGTTAAAATAAACTATGCTACTCAGATCTCAACTGCTCCTCCGAGATTTGTTTTATTCTGTAATTACCCAGACCTTATACACTTCTCTTACCTGAGATATCTTGAAAATAAATTTAGAGATGCCTTTGGATTTGAAGGTTCACCTATTGATATTATTTTACAAAAAAAAGGTGAAAGCTAA
- the bioB gene encoding biotin synthase BioB gives MNIRDFIDREITKEEALELCKIKGSKMMELFSVANEVREKYCGNTLHTCTISNAKSGECEEDCKFCAQSAHYKTSLSTYDLKEKDTLMSEYKRAEKLGSTKFGVVTSGRSIKKGSEEYDNIKDFVKDAKKEDITTNICCSIGLLDEEELKELKDIGVTRFHSNMQTSINAYNKIVATTHKIDDRLATIKAAKKIGMEVCSGGIIGMGETWEDRIDMAFTLKDLNVDGIPVNILNPIEGTPLGDREHLSMDEIIKTIAIYRIIFKDKVIKIGAGREGILKDFMGMAFMSGANGMLVGGYLTVKGRTSEEDFVFMENVKKMWERD, from the coding sequence ATGAATATAAGAGACTTTATTGATAGAGAAATAACCAAAGAGGAGGCTTTAGAACTTTGTAAAATAAAGGGTTCAAAGATGATGGAGCTTTTTTCTGTTGCAAATGAGGTAAGAGAAAAATATTGTGGAAATACACTTCATACATGTACCATATCCAACGCAAAGTCCGGTGAATGTGAAGAAGATTGTAAGTTTTGTGCCCAGTCGGCTCACTATAAAACCAGTCTCTCAACTTATGATTTAAAAGAAAAAGATACCTTAATGTCTGAATACAAAAGAGCAGAAAAACTGGGAAGTACTAAGTTTGGTGTTGTTACAAGTGGAAGAAGTATAAAAAAAGGATCAGAAGAATATGATAATATAAAAGATTTTGTAAAGGATGCCAAGAAAGAAGATATAACTACCAATATCTGCTGTTCTATAGGACTTTTAGATGAAGAGGAATTAAAGGAGCTAAAAGATATCGGTGTGACTAGATTTCACAGCAATATGCAGACCTCTATAAATGCATACAACAAAATAGTGGCCACTACTCACAAGATAGATGACAGGCTGGCTACGATAAAAGCGGCCAAGAAAATAGGGATGGAAGTGTGCAGCGGAGGAATAATAGGTATGGGGGAAACCTGGGAGGACAGGATAGACATGGCCTTTACTCTAAAGGACCTCAATGTAGATGGTATACCTGTGAATATACTGAACCCTATAGAGGGGACACCTTTAGGAGACAGAGAACACCTTTCTATGGATGAAATAATTAAAACAATAGCTATTTACAGGATAATATTTAAGGATAAGGTAATAAAAATAGGAGCTGGAAGAGAGGGAATCTTAAAGGATTTCATGGGGATGGCTTTTATGAGTGGAGCCAACGGAATGCTAGTAGGAGGATATCTTACAGTTAAGGGCAGAACCTCTGAGGAAGATTTTGTATTTATGGAAAATGTGAAGAAAATGTGGGAGAGGGATTAA
- a CDS encoding isocitrate/isopropylmalate dehydrogenase family protein — protein sequence MHKITLIPGDGIGPEVTGSTVKILEAAGFKVEWEVVNAGSEVFEKTGVLVPDEVFQSIERNKIALKGPIATPIGKGFRSINVQLRKKYDLYSNIREVKNIPGVKSKYENVDLVIFRENTEGLYIGIEEMQDEDTAVAKKVVTRKGSMRIAKSAFEYAVQQGKTKVAAVHKANILKLADGLFLDCVREVAKDYPNIELSEVIVDNMCMQMVMNPSQFEVIVAPNLYGDLLSDLAAGLVGGLGLVPGANIGNDIAIFEAVHGSAPDIAGKDLANPIAVLLCAVHMMKFLGDFDRAELVFRAIIEVMEDGKHLTRDMGGNATTTEITQAIIDKINHIKSFSSRIVK from the coding sequence ATGCATAAAATTACACTTATCCCTGGAGATGGAATCGGACCTGAAGTTACAGGAAGTACGGTAAAAATATTGGAAGCCGCCGGTTTTAAAGTAGAGTGGGAGGTAGTCAACGCCGGTTCAGAAGTATTTGAAAAAACTGGAGTTCTTGTACCAGATGAGGTATTTCAAAGTATAGAAAGAAATAAAATTGCCCTCAAAGGACCTATCGCTACTCCTATAGGAAAGGGTTTTAGAAGCATAAATGTCCAGCTTAGAAAAAAATATGATCTATACTCAAATATAAGAGAAGTTAAAAATATACCAGGAGTTAAATCCAAATATGAAAATGTCGACCTTGTTATTTTCAGGGAAAATACCGAGGGTCTTTACATCGGTATAGAGGAGATGCAAGATGAAGATACTGCTGTGGCAAAAAAGGTAGTTACAAGAAAAGGATCTATGAGAATTGCAAAGTCAGCCTTTGAGTACGCTGTTCAGCAGGGAAAAACAAAGGTTGCCGCTGTCCACAAGGCAAATATCCTAAAGCTTGCAGACGGTCTCTTCTTAGACTGTGTGAGAGAGGTGGCAAAAGATTACCCTAACATAGAGCTTTCAGAAGTTATCGTTGACAATATGTGTATGCAGATGGTTATGAACCCTTCTCAATTTGAGGTCATTGTAGCTCCAAACCTTTACGGAGACCTTTTATCTGATCTTGCTGCAGGTCTTGTAGGAGGACTAGGTCTTGTCCCAGGTGCAAATATTGGTAATGATATCGCTATTTTTGAGGCAGTTCACGGAAGTGCTCCTGATATCGCAGGAAAAGACCTTGCTAACCCAATTGCTGTTCTCTTATGTGCAGTTCATATGATGAAATTCCTAGGAGATTTTGACAGAGCTGAGTTAGTATTTAGAGCTATCATCGAAGTAATGGAAGACGGAAAACACCTTACAAGGGATATGGGAGGAAATGCCACTACTACAGAAATTACCCAGGCTATCATTGATAAAATAAATCACATAAAATCATTTTCTTCTAGAATCGTTAAATAA
- the mnmA gene encoding tRNA 2-thiouridine(34) synthase MnmA: MKKKVVVGMSGGVDSSVAAYLLKEEGYEVIGVTLKHLSDEDSENTNTKTCCSLDDIYDAKMACFKLGIPHYVVDAVEPFKKDVIDYFIGEYSKGITPSPCVVCDEKIKIKKLAETADKLGADYISTGHYCDVSYSQELGSHLLKLSKNSAKDQTYMLYRIGENILKRMLFPLKNFEKKKVRGIAKEAGISVHDKKDSQGICFAPEGYKELLKRILGEKIKPGNFITRDGHILGQHEGYQLYTIGQRRGLGINLSKVYFITGIDSDKNEIILGDFEELMKKEVELTDTVFLADIEKLEKIKLFGRPRFSSIGLPGRLKKIDNRIFFIYDEENAKNSPGQHMVIYYKDLVVGGGKIIF; encoded by the coding sequence TTGAAAAAAAAGGTAGTGGTAGGAATGAGCGGAGGGGTTGATTCTTCTGTGGCGGCATACCTTTTGAAGGAAGAGGGATACGAGGTTATAGGGGTAACATTAAAGCACTTAAGTGATGAAGATTCTGAAAATACCAATACAAAAACCTGTTGTTCACTAGACGATATATATGATGCAAAGATGGCATGTTTTAAGCTAGGGATACCTCATTATGTTGTAGATGCAGTAGAACCCTTTAAGAAGGACGTAATCGATTACTTTATAGGGGAATACTCTAAAGGTATAACTCCTTCTCCCTGTGTAGTCTGCGATGAGAAGATTAAGATAAAAAAGTTGGCAGAAACAGCAGATAAGCTGGGAGCAGATTATATATCTACAGGGCACTACTGTGATGTGAGTTATAGTCAGGAGTTGGGGTCGCATCTCTTGAAACTATCTAAAAATTCTGCTAAAGATCAGACTTATATGCTTTATAGGATCGGAGAAAATATACTGAAAAGAATGCTCTTTCCTTTGAAAAATTTTGAGAAAAAAAAGGTTAGAGGGATAGCAAAAGAAGCGGGAATATCGGTTCATGATAAAAAGGACAGCCAGGGAATCTGTTTTGCACCTGAAGGATATAAAGAACTTCTTAAAAGAATCCTTGGAGAGAAGATTAAACCTGGAAATTTCATCACAAGAGACGGTCATATCTTAGGGCAACACGAGGGGTATCAGCTATACACCATAGGTCAACGAAGAGGGCTAGGAATAAATCTTTCCAAAGTTTATTTTATAACTGGCATAGATTCAGATAAAAACGAGATAATCTTAGGTGATTTTGAAGAGCTTATGAAAAAAGAGGTAGAGTTGACTGACACTGTTTTCCTAGCAGATATTGAAAAACTTGAAAAAATAAAATTATTTGGAAGACCAAGATTTTCTAGTATAGGACTTCCTGGAAGATTGAAAAAAATAGATAATAGAATATTTTTCATTTATGACGAGGAAAACGCAAAAAATTCTCCAGGACAGCATATGGTAATATACTATAAAGACCTTGTTGTAGGTGGAGGAAAAATAATTTTTTAA
- a CDS encoding GntR family transcriptional regulator has protein sequence MIIQKNKPMRERVYEILKKMIIDGEISPEEKIVETEYAEKFQISRTPLREAIRMLELEGYVEAHSRGGVIVKNCTKEDVEEIYKIRIALEGIILEEVIKKSSQSDIKKLEKIIKETKEIMVENKNNGDIFKLFSKFNNTLYSIAKMSRVEDLIKNMNLYLKRFRKMAVEDFERKKQASDDHVELVNAIKEKDINKALEINKIHLERSKNFIISEI, from the coding sequence ATGATCATACAGAAAAATAAGCCTATGAGAGAGCGTGTATATGAAATTTTGAAAAAAATGATAATAGACGGGGAGATATCTCCTGAAGAAAAAATAGTTGAAACAGAATATGCTGAAAAATTTCAGATAAGCAGGACTCCCTTGAGGGAAGCTATAAGGATGTTAGAATTAGAAGGATATGTAGAGGCACACAGTAGGGGCGGTGTGATAGTAAAAAACTGCACCAAGGAAGATGTAGAGGAGATATACAAGATCAGAATAGCTCTAGAAGGGATAATTCTAGAGGAGGTTATAAAAAAATCCTCTCAGTCAGATATAAAAAAATTGGAAAAGATAATAAAAGAAACAAAAGAAATTATGGTTGAAAATAAAAATAATGGTGATATATTTAAACTCTTTTCTAAATTTAATAATACTCTTTATAGTATTGCAAAGATGTCAAGAGTAGAGGATCTTATAAAGAATATGAATCTTTATTTAAAAAGGTTCAGAAAAATGGCAGTTGAAGATTTTGAAAGAAAAAAACAGGCTTCTGATGACCATGTTGAGCTTGTAAATGCAATAAAAGAAAAAGATATAAATAAGGCTTTGGAAATAAATAAAATCCATCTAGAGAGATCGAAAAACTTTATAATTTCTGAAATTTAA